The Vibrio sp. 16 genome segment AAGCCAAGCAAGTTAAGAATGTCTGATGCGCTAGAGGTTGCAACCACCTTCGTCATTAAGGCTGCGATGCCATAAGGCGTTAGCGCCATGATCATTTTTACTAAGCGCATCACAATCGACTGAGCTGCTTCAACAAAAGTACGAATCGGTGACTCGAGCTCTTCTTTTTCCGCCATCACTTTGCGCGCAGCAATGCCCGTAAGCACACCAAATATCACCACAGCGATAATCGAAGTCGAGCGAGAGCCTGTGAGATCGGCAAATGGATTGGTTGGAATGAAACTGACTAGCATTTGAGGAATGGTAAGATCGCTGACACGATCCGCGCGTGTCTCTAGTGCAGCTATGCGTGCGGTCTCTCGCGCACCCTCAGTAAGTCCTTCAGCAGTTAAACCGAATGCTTGAGTTACCATAATACCGATAATGGCAGATATCGCCGTGGTCGCAAGCAAAACAGAAATCGTCAAACCAGAAATTTTGCCAAGCGACCCGCCTTTTTCAAGTTTAACGACGGCGGCAATCATAGAGACCAGAACCAACGGCATGATGATCATTTTCAACAGACCAACGTAGCCTTTGCCCACGACGTTTACCCATTCTAGCGTTTGTGAAATGCCCGCGTTTCCTTCACCAAAAACCAGTTGAAGCGCCAAACCAAATGCACTGCCCGATATAAGTCCTAGCAGAACGAGTCGTGAGAGAGTGTGCTGATTACTTTGCTGCTTATAAAGAAACAGCAAAATACCCGCAAATATTGCCAATGAAGCAATAGAGGCAACTGACATAATCGAAATCCTTATATTTATAGATGACACATTTCAAGGGTGAATGTGTTACAGAATGTGGTTCGAAGGAACGATAATGATTCCAAAGCCTGCTTTAAAGTGACGATTGGGAATGGATTAGAACGAAAGGTTATTTACGTGAAAAGGTGCTACGAAAACAACCTTATTGAAGAAATTAAACTCAGATTATTGATACTTTTTCAGCAGCTTACGCATCAAAACACTATCAAGGAACTGAACTTTTTTGTTTGAGTGAGCAAAAATACTGTACTGCATTGCTCGAGCGACGAGCCCCGCCTTAATCGGAATCAACTTAGCAAGCGGGCCAATCATTATCGGGCGCAAGATCGTTGCGATCGCTTGAACGATCCGCTCATCGGGTCGCGGCTGTTCACGCAGGCCAACCAACGGTCCTGGTCGGACAAACGTGACGTGTTCAAATTCGAGGCGCTCGATGGCCATTTCCATTTTGCCTTTGCACCTTAAGTAGTGTGAAAACGAATGAATGGAAGCGCCTACACTTGAGACCACACAGAGTCGTTTAACGCCAATGACCTTCATTTGCTGAGCGACCTTGCACACCAATTCATAGTCGATCTTCTCTAACGCTTCGTTACTGCCTGCTTGCTTTTTGGTTGTGCCAAGGCAAATAAACCCGTAAAGCGGGACTGGCTTGGCATCATCCCAATCGTGGATGTCTAAGGTCTGATTTTTGATGACTTCAAGTTTTGAATGGAAAAATGGCAGGTCTTGTCGACTTAAGGCATAAATATGCTCGATCGGCTGCTCGTCTAACATCTGCTTGATGAGTTCGGTACCAATAAGCCCGGAGCTGCCGGCGATGATCACGATGGGTCGGTCTGTACTGTACAAGTGGAAGCACCAATTACGTTAAGTGATTGACGGGGTTTGACCGAGAGCATCGCTTAAATGCGATAAAAAGTCTGTGATCAACGCTTTACTTGTCAAATGGCTTGTTTTCATAAATGGCATCTCTAGTTGAATCGACTAACTTTATAAAAAGGTCATCAACGAAAGCATAAGGCGCTGAGTTATGAAAATTAAACAAAAATTACTACTAGGGCTTGTTGCTGCAACTTTGCTGCCAGTGGCGATCATTTCATATGTCGTCATATCAAGCTCCAGAAGTGAGGCGGTAACCGACTTTATCGAACGAAGTCGCGGAGAAATCAGTCAGGTCGACAACGCGATTCGAATCTATTTTGACGCCATAGAAGATAATGTTCGCATGTTGTCCGAACACCCTGCTATCAAAGCAGCCAATGAGTCCATAACCACATACACAGATAAGCCTTCAGTACAGATGACACCAGACCAAAATAGTCCGGTTGAGCAGCAGATCTATCAATTGCTGGCACAATTGGGTAACTCGCATTCTGGTTACTCCTACGTCTACATGGGAACTCAAAAGGGTGGATACATTCAATGGCCTAAGGGGAAAACCACCGCAGGCTACGATCCAAGAAGTCGTCCATGGTTTACAACTGCCCAGTCTTCCCCCGGTAGTGTGGGTAGAACCTCCGCTTACTATTGGGCAGCAGACGATGCCACCATCGTTGGCACGGTAAAGTCGTTCACCGCCAATGACACTTCGGCGTCTGGGGTGGTGGCGATTGACGTGTCACTCAAAAATCTGACTGATATTGTGAAACAGATAAAACTGGGTGAGACCGGGTATTTGATGATGATTGAGGACTCAGGCAATGTGCTGGTCGATGCCAACAATCCAGACAACAATTTCAAGGACGTGAATTCTCTTGGTCAAGCGTATCAGCAGATCGGTCAGACTCGCGAAGGGGTGTTAGATGTCACCCTAAACGGCGAACACTACATGGCGAATGTGTATCACTCAGAGAAACTGGGGTGGAAGTTTGTGGGTTTAATTACCTATGACGAGGTGATGGAAGATAGCCAGAGTCTTCTAAGTTACATTTCAGTTATCGTCATTGTTTTGGTGGTGATATTCATTGCGGGAGCCATTTTCCTTGCGAACTTGATCGCTAAGCCTCTTACGCTTGTTTCTACAGGCTTAAAGGAAATCTCTGAAGGGGAGGGGGATCTGACCAAAGAGCTGCAAGTTCGATCTAGTGATGAAACGGGCGAGCTAGCGGGTTACTTTAATGCGTTCCTTAAAGCGATCAGACAGCTGATCCAACAAATATCACAAGCGGGCCATGCGATGGGTGAATCAGCTTCCCGTGCTTTGACCGTGTCTGAAGATCTTGCGCAGGTTTCCGAACGTCAAAACCAAGCGGTAGAAATGGTGTCGACGGCGTTTAACGAAATGGTTGCCACGGCTAACGAAGTCGCGACCTTATGTACTACTGCCGCCCAAGCCGCAGACAGCAGCCAAGCTCTTGTTACTCAGGGACAAAAGGACATTAACCAAGCGGTCGCAAGCGTGAATGAGTTGGCACAACTTATCTCCGCATCTTCTGAAACCATTGCAGAGTTAGAGCAAGACAGCCAAGGCATCACTGCGATTTTGGATACGATTCGAGGTATAGCAGAACAAACCAACTTACTAGCATTGAACGCAGCCATCGAAGCGGCAAGGGCGGGCGAACAAGGGCGCGGTTTTGCGGTTGTGGCTGATGAAGTGAGAGCGCTTGCTAAGCGTACCCAAGACTCCACCGAAGAGATCAACGAGTTGGTCATGCGTTTGCAAAACCGAACCAAAGAGGTCACACAGCAGATGTCTGTCAGCTTAAATGCCTCTCATGAAACGGTTGAAATGACTGAGTCAGTTAACACCAGCTTCAGTGGCATTTCCGAGTCAGTCTCTTCGATTCACGATATGAACACTCAGATCGCGACTGCAGCGGAAGAGCAGCATTTAGTGGCGGAAGAGATCAATCGCAATATTCAGCAAGTGCACGAGGATACACAAAAAGTCGATGATGTAGCGGGTCGAGCTCAGTTGAACTCGCAGTCGATGCAGCAATCGGCAGATGAACTTAACGCCTTAGTTACCAAGTTTAAAACCGACTAATTCCCCCCCCCAAAC includes the following:
- a CDS encoding L-cystine transporter, with translation MSVASIASLAIFAGILLFLYKQQSNQHTLSRLVLLGLISGSAFGLALQLVFGEGNAGISQTLEWVNVVGKGYVGLLKMIIMPLVLVSMIAAVVKLEKGGSLGKISGLTISVLLATTAISAIIGIMVTQAFGLTAEGLTEGARETARIAALETRADRVSDLTIPQMLVSFIPTNPFADLTGSRSTSIIAVVIFGVLTGIAARKVMAEKEELESPIRTFVEAAQSIVMRLVKMIMALTPYGIAALMTKVVATSSASDILNLLGFIVASYVAIALMFVVHGLLVSFVGVNPKEYFQKIWPVLTFAFTSRSSAATIPLNVEAQINKLNVPPAIANLSASFGATIGQNGCAGIYPAMLAVMVAPTVGINPMEINFILSLVAMIVISSFGIAGVGGGATFAALIVLPAMGLPVTIAALLISIEPLIDMARTALNVSGAMTAGTITSRLLGDKSNESELKTQNV
- a CDS encoding nucleoside-diphosphate sugar epimerase, with translation MLDEQPIEHIYALSRQDLPFFHSKLEVIKNQTLDIHDWDDAKPVPLYGFICLGTTKKQAGSNEALEKIDYELVCKVAQQMKVIGVKRLCVVSSVGASIHSFSHYLRCKGKMEMAIERLEFEHVTFVRPGPLVGLREQPRPDERIVQAIATILRPIMIGPLAKLIPIKAGLVARAMQYSIFAHSNKKVQFLDSVLMRKLLKKYQ
- a CDS encoding methyl-accepting chemotaxis protein, whose product is MKIKQKLLLGLVAATLLPVAIISYVVISSSRSEAVTDFIERSRGEISQVDNAIRIYFDAIEDNVRMLSEHPAIKAANESITTYTDKPSVQMTPDQNSPVEQQIYQLLAQLGNSHSGYSYVYMGTQKGGYIQWPKGKTTAGYDPRSRPWFTTAQSSPGSVGRTSAYYWAADDATIVGTVKSFTANDTSASGVVAIDVSLKNLTDIVKQIKLGETGYLMMIEDSGNVLVDANNPDNNFKDVNSLGQAYQQIGQTREGVLDVTLNGEHYMANVYHSEKLGWKFVGLITYDEVMEDSQSLLSYISVIVIVLVVIFIAGAIFLANLIAKPLTLVSTGLKEISEGEGDLTKELQVRSSDETGELAGYFNAFLKAIRQLIQQISQAGHAMGESASRALTVSEDLAQVSERQNQAVEMVSTAFNEMVATANEVATLCTTAAQAADSSQALVTQGQKDINQAVASVNELAQLISASSETIAELEQDSQGITAILDTIRGIAEQTNLLALNAAIEAARAGEQGRGFAVVADEVRALAKRTQDSTEEINELVMRLQNRTKEVTQQMSVSLNASHETVEMTESVNTSFSGISESVSSIHDMNTQIATAAEEQHLVAEEINRNIQQVHEDTQKVDDVAGRAQLNSQSMQQSADELNALVTKFKTD